DNA sequence from the Streptomyces sp. NBC_01264 genome:
CGTCGGTCAGCACCATCGTGGATGCCTCGCGGGCGACGTCCGTGCCGGAGCGGCCCATGGCCACGCCGATGTGTGCGCGGTGGAGGGCGGGTGCGTCGTTGACGCCGTCCCCGGTCATGGCGACGATCAGGCCGTGTGCGCGCAGCGTGTCGGCCACCTTCAGCTTGGTCTCGGGCGAGGAACGCGCGAACACGACCTCCGCGTCTGTCGAGGCGAGGAGTTCGTCGAGTTCGTGGTCGCCGATCGCCTCGGACTGGGCCACCACGTGCAGACGGGGCAGTCCGATTCCGACTTCGCGTGCGACGGCCGCTGCGGTGGCGCCGTTGTCACCGGTGACGATGTGCACGCGGAGTCCTGCATCGTGGCAGCGCCGAACGGCGGCCGCGACTTCGGGACGTGGCGGGTCGTACAGACCGACGAGCCCGATCAGACGCAACCCGGTCTCCGCGTCCTGGCGGCGGCCGGGCGCTTCGGCTCCGGTCGGCAGTGTCCGGACGGCAACGGCCAAGACCCGCATTCCCTCACGGGCGAGTTCGTCTGCCGCGGCAGCCTCCGCCCCGGAACTTCCGTCCAGGGTCTGCAGCACCGTCTCCGGCGCACCTTTGGCGATGACGCGCAGGCCGTGTTCGTCATCGGCTTGGACGACGGACATCAGGCGCAGCCGGGGGTCGAAGCGGAAGAGGGCGCGGCGCCCGGTGTCCCGGCCGTCGAGGTCGACGGGAGCGGCGTGGGCAGCGGCGCCTTCGATCAGGGCCATCTCTGTCGGGTCGCCGTGTAGTTCGCCGTCGTCGTCCCGGGTGACCGTGGTGCACAGTGCGCTGGTCCGCATCAGCTCTCCCACCCAGGGGCCGGTCTCCCTTGCGTGGTCGGGCGTCCATACGGCTTGGAGGCGCATGCGGTTCTGGGTGAGTGTTCCGGTCTTGTCGGTGCAGATGACGTTGGTGGAGCCGAGGGTTTCGACGGCGCTCAGCCGTTTGATCACCGCTCCTTGGCGGGCGAGGACGCGTACGCCGACGGCGAGCGCGAGGGTGATGGTCGGCAGCAGCCCCTCGGGGACATTGGCGACGAGCAGGCCGATCGCGAACATCAGGGTGTCGGTCAGCGGCAGGCCCGCGGCGACGCCGGCCGCCAGGAACACCCCGCCCATGGCGACCGCTACGGCCGCGATGAGCCAGGCGACCTTCTTGACCTGCTGTTCCAGGGGGCTGGGGTCGCGCCGGGTGCGCTGGCTCAGGGCGGCGATGCGGCCGAGCTCCGTGTGGTTTCCGGTGGCGAAGACGATCGCCTGGGCCTGTCCCCCGGTGCAAATGGTGCCGCTGAAGACGAGGTTGGGCTCCTGCAGCAGCGGCGCTCCGACGAGTCCGGGGCCGGCGAGGCGCTCGGCAGGGGTGGACTCGCCGTTCAGCATCGACAGGTCGACCTCGATGGCCCCCTCGGTCAGCCGTGCGTCGGCCGGAACCTTGGCACCCTCTTCGAGAACGACCAGATCGCCCGGCACCAGTTCCCCTGCCTCTACTACCGTGGGCCGACCATCGCGGATCACCAGGGCGTGCTCGGGCAGGTACTTGGCGAGTGTCTCCACGGCCTGTTCGGCCTGCCGTTCCTGGAGGAGGGCGAACGCCGCGTTGACGAGGACCACGGCGACGATGGCCCACCCGAGCACGGGAATGCCGGCGACGAACGCCAGCGCGGCGGCAACCCAGAGCAGCAACGCCAAAGGGTGGACCAGCTGACGTACGAGTTCACGCCCCAGGGAGGTACGGGTCTTGCGCCGGACCTCGTTGGGGCCGTAGACGGCGAGGCGGCGGGCTGCCTCTCGGGCCGACAGCCCGCGCGGCCCGGTTCCGAGCTCGCGCCGCAGCAGCGGAAGCGGCTCCATCGGGTCGGGGTTCAGGAGCGGATCCCCGTCGGAGGGCCGGGGGGTGGTGGCGGCTTCAGTCATCCTCGGCTCCCGGGTCCCTGCGCACCCGGCCGGACCAACGCGGCTCCAGGAGCTCCCACTCGCGGTCCCATGCGGCCAAGCTGTGCGCTTCGACGCGGTGGAGCCTGAGCCAGACGACTCCCCCGGCAGAAAGTACGATGACACCGAAAACAGCAGCTCCGGCGGCGACCGCGGTGGAGGCCACTTCGCCCTCTGGGCGGGGCTCGGATGCCTCCCTACCCGCGTCGTCGACCCAGACCATGACCTTCCCACCCACGGGTGTGCCGGCCGGGACCAGAACCGTGTCGGTGTGGCGGTGGGAGACGGGATACTCCCAGGCCGCCTGCGCCTTCACCATCCGGGGGGCGATGAAACGGGCAGGAAGTGCCTTGTCGGCCTGACCTACCGTCGTCGCCGGGATTCGGTGCCGGTGCAGTGCCTCCGCCTGGGCGGCGCGGTTCTCCGCGTTCCAGACCGCCATCCCGATGGCAATGCCGCAGAGCACGGCGATGAGCGGGGAGAGCCTGAAGGCGGCGATCCAGAGGCCGCGCGTGCGGTCGTCGGCGCGACGTAGTTCATTGGGGCGGCGACCGCGCCGCCGACGCCCCGGGCGGCCTTCCTCTGGGTGACCCTCGCGCATATCGTGCCTCCGGCTGCCGGGGATTGACCGAGCGTGTCAGTGGAGAGCGGTGAGCTCGGCGCTGATGTGGTGGGCCCAGCTCTGGATCCGCTCGGGATTACGGAAGTCGCCGCCCTTGCCGGATCGGACCAGCGCTCTGGCGAGCAGACCCGAAGTGTGCGCCGTGATGCTGCCGCCGAAAGTGACGTGTTCGCGTGCCCCCAGGCGCTCCATCTGCTGCGCGACCGCCCGTACCGGCGGGATGTCGTGCCGCTCGGCGGAACTGTCCACCGGGCCGCTGCTGAACAGCCAGACCGGCCGGTGCTTCAGATAGTGGGCATTGCGTTCGGCGCAGCGCTTGGCCTTGCGGCTCCAGTGCCC
Encoded proteins:
- a CDS encoding cation-translocating P-type ATPase, which produces MTEAATTPRPSDGDPLLNPDPMEPLPLLRRELGTGPRGLSAREAARRLAVYGPNEVRRKTRTSLGRELVRQLVHPLALLLWVAAALAFVAGIPVLGWAIVAVVLVNAAFALLQERQAEQAVETLAKYLPEHALVIRDGRPTVVEAGELVPGDLVVLEEGAKVPADARLTEGAIEVDLSMLNGESTPAERLAGPGLVGAPLLQEPNLVFSGTICTGGQAQAIVFATGNHTELGRIAALSQRTRRDPSPLEQQVKKVAWLIAAVAVAMGGVFLAAGVAAGLPLTDTLMFAIGLLVANVPEGLLPTITLALAVGVRVLARQGAVIKRLSAVETLGSTNVICTDKTGTLTQNRMRLQAVWTPDHARETGPWVGELMRTSALCTTVTRDDDGELHGDPTEMALIEGAAAHAAPVDLDGRDTGRRALFRFDPRLRLMSVVQADDEHGLRVIAKGAPETVLQTLDGSSGAEAAAADELAREGMRVLAVAVRTLPTGAEAPGRRQDAETGLRLIGLVGLYDPPRPEVAAAVRRCHDAGLRVHIVTGDNGATAAAVAREVGIGLPRLHVVAQSEAIGDHELDELLASTDAEVVFARSSPETKLKVADTLRAHGLIVAMTGDGVNDAPALHRAHIGVAMGRSGTDVAREASTMVLTDDNFATIVTAIESGRRVYDNVRKFIVYIFAHLTPEVVPFLVFALSAGAVPLPLTVLQILAIDLGTETLPALALGRERAEPGTMSRPPRPSSQGVISRDMLIRSWGYLGTVSAVLVMTAFFYVLWRAGWHPGDPTGVGSPLHHAYVTATTATFAGIVTCQVGTAVAARTDHAALRDIGLFTNPLLLAGIAFELAFTAALVYAPPLQGLFGTAALPLDVVALIACFPVLVWGTDELRRWRRRTHGNPHP
- a CDS encoding Rv1733c family protein; amino-acid sequence: MREGHPEEGRPGRRRRGRRPNELRRADDRTRGLWIAAFRLSPLIAVLCGIAIGMAVWNAENRAAQAEALHRHRIPATTVGQADKALPARFIAPRMVKAQAAWEYPVSHRHTDTVLVPAGTPVGGKVMVWVDDAGREASEPRPEGEVASTAVAAGAAVFGVIVLSAGGVVWLRLHRVEAHSLAAWDREWELLEPRWSGRVRRDPGAEDD
- a CDS encoding flavodoxin domain-containing protein; this encodes MTSKRVLVAYGTKHGATAGIAEQIGVSLREDGLDAVVLPADDVDDVRGYDAVVLGGALYAGHWSRKAKRCAERNAHYLKHRPVWLFSSGPVDSSAERHDIPPVRAVAQQMERLGAREHVTFGGSITAHTSGLLARALVRSGKGGDFRNPERIQSWAHHISAELTALH